The Medicago truncatula cultivar Jemalong A17 chromosome 4, MtrunA17r5.0-ANR, whole genome shotgun sequence genome includes a region encoding these proteins:
- the LOC25491860 gene encoding trehalose-phosphate phosphatase A isoform X2 — protein sequence MDMNSNHTPVLTDSAPITNSRLHSNLLPYSHTGATFSHGMLLNIPRKKTGILEDVFSCGWLDAMKSSSPPPKYITKDVNQGFASSESDPYFNWLLKYPSALASFDQITNFAKGKRIALFLDYDGTLSPIVDNPDCAFMSDNMRAAVKKVAEYFPTAIISGRSRDKVHEFVGLTELYYAGSHGMDIIGPVRQSQSVSHNHPNCIVKSTDKQGKKVNLFQPAAEFLPMINEVLNSLIECTRDIKGAKIENNKFCVSVHYRNVDEKSWDLVGRRVNDVLKGFPRLRLTHGRKVLEVRPVINWDKGKAVTFLLESLGLNNCDDVLPIYIGDDRTDEDAFKVLREGNKGYGILVSSAPKESNASYSLRDPSEGFK from the exons AGTGCTCCGATAACAAATTCAAGGCTGCATTCCAATTTGTTGCCTTATTCCCATACTGGTGCAACCTTTTCACACGGTATGCTGTTGAATATCCCAAGGAAGAAGACTGGAATTCTTGAAGATGTTTTTTCTTGTGGTTGGTTGGATGCCATGAAATCATCTTCACCTCCACCGAAGTATATAACAAAGGATGTTAATCAAGGTTTTGCATCATCTGAATCTGATCCTTACTTTAACTGGCTG CTAAAATATCCATCAGCACTTGCATCTTTTGATCAAATAACAAACTTTGCAAAAGGCAAAAGAATTGCATTATTTTTGGACTACGATGGAACTCTTTCACCAATTGTGGATAATCCAGACTGTGCTTTCATGTCGGACAAT ATGCGTGCTGCTGTTAAAAAGGTGGCAGAGTATTTCCCAACAGCAATAATTAGCGGAAGAAGTCGCGACAAG GTGCATGAATTTGTAGGACTAACGGAACTCTATTACGCTGGTAGCCATGGAATGGACATCATTGGCCCTGTTAGACAATCTCAATCTGTGTCACATAACCACCCTAATTGCATCGTTAAGTCTACAGACAAGCAG GGCAAGAAGGTTAATTTATTCCAACCTGCTGCTGAATTCCTGCCAATGATTAATGAG GTACTTAACTCTCTCATTGAGTGTACAAGAGATATCAAAGGAGCAAAAATTGAGAACAATAAATTTTGTGTATCTGTGCATTACCGCAATGTGGATGAGAAG AGCTGGGATTTGGTGGGGCGTCGAGTTAATGATGTTCTTAAGGGCTTTCCACGTTTGCGGTTAACTCATGGTCGCAAG GTTTTAGAGGTCCGACCTGTGATTAACTGGGATAAGGGAAAAGCGGTCACTTTTTTACTCGAGTCACTTG GACTTAATAATTGTGATGATGTGCTTCCTATATATATCGGCGATGATCGCACGGATGAAGATGCATTTAAG GTTTTGAGAGAAGGAAATAAAGGTTATGGGATTCTAGTGTCTTCAGCACCAAAGGAAAGCAACGCAAGTTACTCTCTTCGTGATCCATCCGAG GGTTTTAAATAG
- the LOC25491860 gene encoding trehalose-phosphate phosphatase A isoform X1 has product MDMNSNHTPVLTDSAPITNSRLHSNLLPYSHTGATFSHGMLLNIPRKKTGILEDVFSCGWLDAMKSSSPPPKYITKDVNQGFASSESDPYFNWLLKYPSALASFDQITNFAKGKRIALFLDYDGTLSPIVDNPDCAFMSDNMRAAVKKVAEYFPTAIISGRSRDKVHEFVGLTELYYAGSHGMDIIGPVRQSQSVSHNHPNCIVKSTDKQGKKVNLFQPAAEFLPMINEVLNSLIECTRDIKGAKIENNKFCVSVHYRNVDEKSWDLVGRRVNDVLKGFPRLRLTHGRKVLEVRPVINWDKGKAVTFLLESLGLNNCDDVLPIYIGDDRTDEDAFKVLREGNKGYGILVSSAPKESNASYSLRDPSEVMEFLKSLVVWKQSPLKSHI; this is encoded by the exons AGTGCTCCGATAACAAATTCAAGGCTGCATTCCAATTTGTTGCCTTATTCCCATACTGGTGCAACCTTTTCACACGGTATGCTGTTGAATATCCCAAGGAAGAAGACTGGAATTCTTGAAGATGTTTTTTCTTGTGGTTGGTTGGATGCCATGAAATCATCTTCACCTCCACCGAAGTATATAACAAAGGATGTTAATCAAGGTTTTGCATCATCTGAATCTGATCCTTACTTTAACTGGCTG CTAAAATATCCATCAGCACTTGCATCTTTTGATCAAATAACAAACTTTGCAAAAGGCAAAAGAATTGCATTATTTTTGGACTACGATGGAACTCTTTCACCAATTGTGGATAATCCAGACTGTGCTTTCATGTCGGACAAT ATGCGTGCTGCTGTTAAAAAGGTGGCAGAGTATTTCCCAACAGCAATAATTAGCGGAAGAAGTCGCGACAAG GTGCATGAATTTGTAGGACTAACGGAACTCTATTACGCTGGTAGCCATGGAATGGACATCATTGGCCCTGTTAGACAATCTCAATCTGTGTCACATAACCACCCTAATTGCATCGTTAAGTCTACAGACAAGCAG GGCAAGAAGGTTAATTTATTCCAACCTGCTGCTGAATTCCTGCCAATGATTAATGAG GTACTTAACTCTCTCATTGAGTGTACAAGAGATATCAAAGGAGCAAAAATTGAGAACAATAAATTTTGTGTATCTGTGCATTACCGCAATGTGGATGAGAAG AGCTGGGATTTGGTGGGGCGTCGAGTTAATGATGTTCTTAAGGGCTTTCCACGTTTGCGGTTAACTCATGGTCGCAAG GTTTTAGAGGTCCGACCTGTGATTAACTGGGATAAGGGAAAAGCGGTCACTTTTTTACTCGAGTCACTTG GACTTAATAATTGTGATGATGTGCTTCCTATATATATCGGCGATGATCGCACGGATGAAGATGCATTTAAG GTTTTGAGAGAAGGAAATAAAGGTTATGGGATTCTAGTGTCTTCAGCACCAAAGGAAAGCAACGCAAGTTACTCTCTTCGTGATCCATCCGAG GTTATGGAATTTCTCAAGTCACTTGTGGTATGGAAGCAAAGCCCCTTAAAAAGCCATATATAG